One segment of Brassica napus cultivar Da-Ae chromosome C3, Da-Ae, whole genome shotgun sequence DNA contains the following:
- the LOC106441912 gene encoding glutathione S-transferase T3-like yields the protein MGIKSGYFDGSRVSGWLSETKINGVYSSLSSSQVPTQVPDDVGERRERRKWTPSDDVLLISLWLNTSKDPVVGNEQRLGAFWTRIAAYYAASPKAARSEEREPGHSATREKTSDCNENDVLKRAHEIFYNNYKRKFTLEHAWKELRNDQKWSDLSTAKNEGNSKKRKADDGADSSSSQATEPKRPAGVKAAKASGKKTMVEEKALNVLETMWSIKQQDHTGKERLKKMSILDSLIAKKSL from the exons ATGGGAATCAAAAG TGGGTACTTTGATGGATCAAGAGTCTCGGGTTGGCTCTCTGAGACGAAGATAAACGGCGTCT ATAGTTCACTATCTTCATCTCAAGTTCCTACTCAAGTCCCGGATGATGTTGGTGAGCGTCGGGAACGAAGGAAGTGGACGCCCAGTGATGATGTTCTGCTGATCAGCTTATGGCTCAACACGAGCAAAGATCCAGTTGTTGGTAACGAGCAAAGGTTAGGCGCATTCTGGACGAGAATTGCAGCCTACTATGCCGCTAGTCCGAAGGCTGCTAGATCCGAAGAGAGAGAGCCTGGTCACT CTGCTACACGAGAGAAGACTAGCGACTGCAATGAGAATGATGTGTTGAAAAGAGCTCATGAAATATTCTACAACAACTATAAGAGGAAATTTACCCTCGAGCATGCTTGGAAAGAGTTGAGGAACGACCAGAAGTGGAGTGACCTTTCTACTGCAAAAAACGAGGGAAACTCAAAGAAAAGGAAGGCCGATGATGGTGCAGATTCATCAAGCTCCCAAGCCACTGAACCCAAGCGTCCCGCGGGTGTTAAGGCAGCAAAGGCCTCCGGGAAGAAGACTATGGTGGAGGAGAAAGCGCTGAATGTTCTTGAGACTATGTGGTCCATTAAACAGCAGGACCACACCGGCAAGGAAAGGTTGAAGAAGATGAGTATACTTGACTCTCTTATTGCAAAAAAAAGCCTCTAG